GTCCGCTGGAGATGCGAAATAGCAACAACGACTTCAGTTTAGACACTCACCAAAACGAGAGTCAATGCACGAGGTTAGAGGTTTTTCCCGGCGCCGACGCTGGGTGTTATTGCCCCCGCTTTTGGGTCCACTCGAGTTCGGATTCAATTCGCGCCCAAAGCGCCTGAACCTGTTCGTCTTTTTGCGCGTCCGTCCAGTTGAGGAACGACTGGAAAACCGCCGCCACCTTGGAAAGTGAGGCGGCGCCATGATCGCGTTCGGCGAGGAAAAGCGGGACACGGCGGAAGTAGAAATCCGCGATCGTCAGGCACATCGTCGTCGAAATCGCGTGGGCCGCTTCGTATTCGATCGCCGATTTCAGGCCCGCGAAGCTTTTGACCATATCGAAAGCCTCAAGCCCGTGGCGCTCCAGCAGCGTGCGGCACTCCTTCGCGGATAGCTTCGACGCCTTTTGCAGTTCGCGCGTATGCACGTCGAGGCGCTGGAAAACGTCCCGTGTCACCTTCGGGTTCAGCGGCGCCTCGGTCTGGCAAACGCCGAATTTCACGCGATCGCCAATGGGGAAATGCTTCAAAATTTCGTTCATCGTCTGTTCGGCGATCAGACGGTAAGTCGTGTACTTCCCGCCCATCACGTAAGTCACGCCGTGCTCATCCGTCGTGATCGTATGTTCGCGCGAGGTTTTACCCTCCGTGGTCGCGTCGTCTTTCACCAAGGGGCGAACGCCCGCGTAGGACGCGACGATGTCTTGCGCGGTGATGTTCAGGCCCGGGAAGTATTTTTCGATCACGCCCAGCAGATACTTCACGTCTTCGGCTTCGGCGCGCACGCCGTTCAAGTCACCTTTGAAATCCGTATCGGTCGTCCCGATGATCACCATCTCGTGGCGCGGGATCGCGAAAACGATCCGCGACTCGGCGGCCATGACGACCGCGCACGGAAGCGGGAAGCGTTCGCGCGTGAACGTCAGGTGAACGCCTTTCGTGGGACGGAGCTTATCCTGCCAGTCCTTGAAAAGCTGGTGTCCCAACTCGTCCGTCCACGGACCCACCGTCGACAGGAAGTGGTGCCCCCGAATCCAGAACTCTTCCCCCGTCCGCTCGTCGCGCGCCTTCAGCGCGACGACTTCGCCCTTTTCGTTTTGCTGCGCGCCGATCGCCTTCACGTAGTTCGCCGCGGTCAGATCCCGTTCGTTCGCCGAACGCAAAGTCTCGAACACCAGACGGTCGTCGTCCATGTAGGCGTCAGAGTAGGTGTAGCCGCCCAGCAGATCTTGGGGCTGAAGACTCGGCACCAAATCCACCGACTCCTTCGCCGACCAACGGTCGTGGCTTTCGGGAGCGTCGAACAGCGCCAGCGCATCGTACGCCCACATGCCCAGCCCCATTTTGGCCATGCCGACCCGTCCGCCTTGGTAAAGCGGAATGAAGAAACGGAGGGGGTGCACCAGGTGCGGCGCCAGATCGAGAAGCTTTTTGCGCTCGCTCAGCGCCTCGAACACCAGATGGAACTCGAAGTTTTCGAGGTAACGGATCCCGCCGTGAATGAGCTTCGATGATTTCGAGCTCGTGCCCGATGCGAAGTCGCGCGCTTCGATCAGCGCGACTTTCATGCCCCGCAAACACGCGTCCCGCGCGACGCCGGCGCCGTTGATCCCCCCGCCCACGATGACCAAGTCGAAAACCTGGCTTTGCAAACGTTGACGGTGAACGGCACGGTCGGCGGGCGAAAATGATTTCTTCATCGCGGTCCCTACGCTTTCGTAGTTTTGGCGGACAGAACTTGCGGATTCCATTCTTCGGCGCGCATGTGCTTCGTCGAGTTCAGCGTCGCCGGGCTTTTCGGGAAATAAACTTTCTGCAGATGCTTTTCGCGGCTCAGGCGATAAGCGAGGTCACTGATCTCATCGCGCACTTGCAGCGACGAGTACTGAAGATGCTCCACCCACAAACTCTGCGTCTGCCCGTCGAGGAAGAGCAGCGGCTGCGCGATGAAGTAACCCATCAACAATCCGTCGTCCGAAAACTCCGACTTCACGGCCGTGTCGCGCGCGAGAAAACTCCATCCCATGGGAATGTAGTGCTCCAGCGCTTCTTTGCGCCAGCGAGCGTTCCACGACAAAAGCGCGCGGTCCTCTTCGTTGAGGATTTGTTCCGCGAGCTTGCGTTGTTCGTAATCCAAAATCTCGGGAATTTCCGAGACCTGAACGATTTTGAAATCCAGTGACATAGCCGCATTATCTACATAGGCTTCGATTTGTGAAGTACAAAAAGAGCTATAAAAGTTGGCCCGATGAGATTTGGCG
Above is a genomic segment from Pseudobdellovibrionaceae bacterium containing:
- a CDS encoding glycerol-3-phosphate dehydrogenase/oxidase, translating into MKKSFSPADRAVHRQRLQSQVFDLVIVGGGINGAGVARDACLRGMKVALIEARDFASGTSSKSSKLIHGGIRYLENFEFHLVFEALSERKKLLDLAPHLVHPLRFFIPLYQGGRVGMAKMGLGMWAYDALALFDAPESHDRWSAKESVDLVPSLQPQDLLGGYTYSDAYMDDDRLVFETLRSANERDLTAANYVKAIGAQQNEKGEVVALKARDERTGEEFWIRGHHFLSTVGPWTDELGHQLFKDWQDKLRPTKGVHLTFTRERFPLPCAVVMAAESRIVFAIPRHEMVIIGTTDTDFKGDLNGVRAEAEDVKYLLGVIEKYFPGLNITAQDIVASYAGVRPLVKDDATTEGKTSREHTITTDEHGVTYVMGGKYTTYRLIAEQTMNEILKHFPIGDRVKFGVCQTEAPLNPKVTRDVFQRLDVHTRELQKASKLSAKECRTLLERHGLEAFDMVKSFAGLKSAIEYEAAHAISTTMCLTIADFYFRRVPLFLAERDHGAASLSKVAAVFQSFLNWTDAQKDEQVQALWARIESELEWTQKRGQ